In Spirosoma aureum, a single genomic region encodes these proteins:
- a CDS encoding HEPN domain-containing protein — protein MRKTKDEILTFRLSKSDKDLKAAKTLMASNDWDVAVNRLYYAAFHAVSECYKSRSAFWRESNAGVTLR, from the coding sequence ATGAGGAAAACAAAAGATGAGATTTTGACTTTTCGTTTGAGCAAGTCGGATAAAGATCTCAAGGCTGCAAAAACACTGATGGCTTCCAATGATTGGGACGTTGCCGTAAATCGTCTTTATTATGCCGCTTTCCATGCTGTTTCAGAATGTTATAAAAGCAGAAGCGCATTCTGGCGCGAAAGCAATGCTGGAGTTACACTTCGTTAA
- a CDS encoding tetratricopeptide repeat protein, with amino-acid sequence MSKKNSGLDFLEDPDALEGKLEDVGDFFQQNRNIVLGVLGGIVLLVFGYVGYRYYVSSQDETAQVEMFPSVYQLEADSLKKALNGDGKSPGLLAVADNYSGTPAGNLAEFESGLGLLKQGKYDEAIEHLKSFSSSDLLVQARAYALIGDAYVEKKSYDEAADYYQKAADYKPNKFFTPGYLLKLAITHEQAKQNDKAIQAYNDIIEKYPQSAEAVSAKKYKSVLEATVGES; translated from the coding sequence ATGAGCAAAAAGAACAGCGGACTGGATTTTTTGGAAGATCCAGACGCATTAGAAGGGAAATTAGAGGACGTTGGAGATTTCTTCCAGCAGAATCGAAATATTGTGCTGGGTGTACTTGGCGGTATCGTACTGCTCGTCTTCGGTTACGTTGGCTATCGGTATTATGTAAGCAGCCAGGACGAAACAGCACAGGTCGAAATGTTCCCATCGGTATATCAACTGGAAGCCGATTCGCTGAAGAAAGCCCTCAATGGCGATGGTAAAAGCCCAGGTTTACTGGCTGTTGCTGATAATTATAGCGGAACACCGGCCGGCAACCTGGCTGAATTCGAATCTGGCCTTGGTTTACTGAAGCAAGGAAAGTATGACGAAGCTATCGAGCATCTGAAGAGCTTCAGTTCATCCGATTTGCTGGTGCAAGCCCGTGCTTACGCGTTGATCGGCGATGCGTACGTAGAAAAGAAAAGCTACGACGAAGCTGCTGACTACTATCAGAAAGCGGCTGATTATAAGCCCAACAAGTTTTTTACGCCCGGTTACCTGCTGAAACTGGCGATTACGCACGAACAGGCTAAACAGAACGATAAAGCCATTCAGGCTTATAACGATATTATCGAAAAGTACCCACAATCTGCCGAGGCCGTTAGTGCCAAGAAGTATAAATCCGTGCTCGAAGCAACGGTCGGCGAGTCGTAG
- a CDS encoding aspartate kinase, translating into MHVWKFGGTSVGKPERMQSIRTLITEDNTRKIVVLSALSGSTNTLLAIGEAIKANDDIEANAKIDSLKAHYDGFISELYNTPEGKAAGQQVVDKEFSFIRSLTSIKPFTLKQEKELVAEGELLSTQIFHAYLVEEGVPSTLLPALEFMRIDADNEPEIQYTQEKLAEMLPQYDNKQIVVTQGFICRNPRGEVDNLKRGGSDYTASLIGGAIRADEIQIWTDIDGMHNNDPRIVKNTFPVRELTFDEAAELAYFGAKILHPSTITPARMFGVPVRLKNTMDPSAPGTLIADRTSDQVFKAIAAKDGITALYIHSTRMLNAYGFLRRIFEIFEKYKTPVDMLATSEVSVSVTVDNIDRIKEISDELSTFCSLEEPDYDQTIICIVGNFSADNEGVAVRVFNAMKNIPIRMISYGGTESNLSLLVHSRYKAEALNALNEGLFSA; encoded by the coding sequence ATGCACGTCTGGAAATTTGGCGGTACATCGGTCGGGAAGCCCGAGCGCATGCAGTCCATCCGTACCTTAATCACCGAAGACAATACCCGTAAAATTGTCGTTCTGTCGGCCCTGTCCGGCTCAACCAACACGTTGTTAGCCATTGGCGAAGCGATTAAGGCGAATGACGATATTGAGGCTAATGCAAAAATTGATTCGCTGAAAGCTCATTACGACGGCTTTATTAGTGAATTATATAACACGCCTGAAGGTAAGGCGGCTGGCCAACAGGTCGTTGATAAAGAGTTTTCGTTTATCCGGTCGTTGACAAGCATTAAACCATTTACGCTTAAGCAGGAAAAAGAGCTGGTTGCTGAAGGTGAACTATTGAGTACGCAGATTTTTCATGCCTATCTGGTTGAAGAAGGTGTTCCGTCAACGCTCCTGCCTGCGCTTGAGTTTATGCGGATCGACGCTGATAATGAACCGGAAATTCAGTATACGCAAGAGAAATTGGCAGAAATGCTGCCCCAGTACGACAATAAGCAAATTGTTGTAACCCAAGGCTTTATCTGTCGAAATCCGCGTGGCGAAGTAGATAACCTGAAACGGGGTGGTTCTGATTACACGGCGTCGTTGATTGGCGGAGCCATCCGGGCCGATGAAATTCAGATCTGGACCGATATTGACGGAATGCATAATAACGATCCGAGGATTGTTAAAAATACGTTTCCGGTTCGTGAGCTGACTTTTGATGAAGCAGCAGAACTGGCTTATTTCGGGGCCAAAATTCTGCATCCGTCCACAATAACACCCGCACGAATGTTTGGCGTGCCTGTGCGGCTAAAAAATACAATGGACCCCAGCGCTCCCGGTACACTCATTGCTGACCGTACGAGCGACCAGGTGTTTAAAGCAATTGCGGCTAAAGATGGCATTACGGCTCTGTACATCCATTCGACCCGTATGCTGAATGCGTATGGCTTCCTGCGCCGGATTTTTGAGATCTTTGAGAAGTATAAAACGCCGGTCGATATGCTGGCAACCTCGGAGGTGTCTGTATCGGTCACGGTCGATAATATCGACCGGATCAAGGAGATTTCAGATGAGTTAAGTACGTTCTGTTCGCTGGAAGAGCCTGATTATGACCAAACCATTATTTGTATTGTCGGTAATTTTAGTGCCGATAACGAAGGGGTGGCAGTTCGGGTATTTAACGCCATGAAGAATATACCAATTCGGATGATTTCATACGGCGGCACTGAAAGCAACCTGTCGCTTCTCGTTCATAGCCGTTATAAAGCTGAAGCGCTGAATGCCTTGAACGAAGGACTGTTTTCTGCGTAA
- the ribH gene encoding 6,7-dimethyl-8-ribityllumazine synthase has translation MATDLKNLSVFSTDELPDVSLRRFAILVSEWNTEVTEALFSGAYQTLLQHGAKAENIIRGNVPGSYELSLASQWFAQRNDIDAVIALGCVIQGETKHNDYINHAVAQGLTNVGLKTGKPVIFGVLTPNNQQQALDRAGGKHGNKGDEAAITAIKMLGLQQQVYSKF, from the coding sequence ATGGCTACTGACTTAAAAAACCTTAGTGTCTTTTCAACGGACGAACTCCCGGACGTGAGTCTCCGGCGATTTGCGATTCTCGTCTCCGAATGGAATACGGAAGTTACTGAAGCGCTGTTTTCCGGCGCTTATCAAACCTTGCTTCAGCATGGAGCCAAGGCCGAAAATATTATTCGGGGCAATGTGCCAGGCAGCTATGAACTCAGTTTAGCGTCACAATGGTTTGCGCAGCGTAATGATATTGATGCGGTAATTGCGCTCGGTTGTGTTATCCAGGGCGAAACAAAGCACAACGATTACATCAACCATGCTGTTGCTCAGGGTTTGACAAACGTTGGCCTTAAAACGGGCAAACCGGTTATTTTCGGTGTATTAACGCCTAATAATCAACAGCAGGCTCTTGACCGGGCGGGAGGCAAACACGGTAATAAAGGCGACGAAGCCGCCATTACAGCCATCAAAATGCTTGGCCTACAGCAACAAGTTTATAGTAAATTTTAA
- a CDS encoding alpha/beta hydrolase, translating into MNRVGEIKLFTLENNQLAYRQVGYGPATLIAFHGFGQTGHVFAGLEKLLGQQYTIIAIDLFFHGHSRYGHTQLLTKAAWQSLIGAFLHSQQIDRFSIIGFSLGGRFALTMIEAFATRVDQLILIAPDGITYNQWYWLATGSSVGRWLFRYMLTHLSLLNSLGHSLTRLGLLNRTVMRFVEISLGTPEQRDLVYQSWTQFRLIRPDLNQIGNLLNEKPIQVRFFTGAFDRLVPGRYIIPLTKLLRRYELTVLQTGHNHLIELAGQRLV; encoded by the coding sequence ATGAATAGAGTTGGCGAGATCAAACTTTTTACGCTTGAAAATAACCAATTAGCTTATCGACAAGTTGGTTACGGCCCCGCTACGCTAATCGCCTTTCATGGTTTTGGACAAACGGGGCATGTATTTGCAGGACTTGAGAAGCTTCTTGGCCAACAATACACGATTATTGCCATTGATTTATTCTTTCACGGACACAGCCGTTATGGCCATACGCAACTGTTAACCAAAGCCGCGTGGCAAAGTTTGATCGGAGCTTTTCTTCACTCGCAGCAAATTGATCGATTTTCGATCATAGGTTTTAGTCTGGGTGGACGATTTGCCCTGACAATGATCGAAGCGTTTGCAACCCGTGTCGACCAGCTAATCCTGATTGCACCGGATGGCATCACCTATAATCAGTGGTATTGGCTGGCTACGGGCTCGTCTGTTGGGCGTTGGCTCTTCCGATATATGCTGACTCATTTATCGTTGCTAAACTCGCTTGGGCATAGCCTAACGCGTCTGGGCTTACTAAATCGGACGGTTATGCGGTTCGTTGAAATTTCGCTGGGTACGCCAGAGCAGCGCGATCTGGTTTATCAAAGCTGGACCCAGTTCCGGCTTATCAGGCCGGATCTGAACCAGATCGGCAATTTGCTTAACGAGAAACCAATTCAGGTTCGTTTTTTTACGGGCGCTTTTGATCGTCTCGTGCCGGGCCGATATATCATTCCACTAACAAAACTGCTCCGTCGCTATGAATTGACGGTTTTACAAACTGGCCATAATCACCTGATTGAGTTGGCTGGCCAACGACTTGTGTAG
- a CDS encoding cystathionine gamma-synthase yields the protein MKFGTKAIHAGIEPDPTTGAIMTPIYQTSTYVQESPGKHKGYEYARTQNPTRTVLQNNLAALENGKHGICYSSGLGATDAILKLFKPGDEIIASNDLYGGTYRIMVRVFSEFGLIFKFVDLSDPAKLEALITPATKMVWIETPTNPLLRLVDIEAIAAITKPRTIQLVVDNTFASPYLQNPLDLGADIVMHSVTKYLGGHSDTVMGAIVLNDDETAQRLAFIQNACGAVPGPQDCFLVLRGIKTLHVRMQRHCENAQKVAQYLQQHPKVSQVYYPGLESHPGHELAKKQMRGFGGMLSFELKGDLIPEAVRVMESFEVFSLGESLGGVESLCTHPASMTHASIPKEEREKNGLKDTLIRLSVGIEDVEDLIQDLERAIG from the coding sequence ATGAAATTCGGAACGAAAGCCATCCATGCCGGTATAGAGCCGGACCCCACAACGGGTGCCATCATGACGCCCATTTATCAAACGTCGACCTACGTGCAGGAGTCGCCGGGCAAGCATAAAGGCTATGAATACGCCCGAACGCAGAATCCTACAAGAACCGTATTGCAGAATAATCTGGCCGCTCTTGAAAATGGCAAGCATGGTATTTGCTATTCGTCGGGGCTGGGCGCTACTGATGCCATTCTGAAGCTATTTAAACCCGGTGATGAGATCATTGCCAGCAACGATCTCTATGGCGGTACCTACCGGATTATGGTACGCGTTTTTAGTGAGTTTGGGCTTATCTTCAAATTTGTCGATTTGTCAGATCCGGCTAAGCTCGAAGCGTTAATCACACCGGCTACAAAAATGGTCTGGATCGAAACGCCGACCAATCCATTACTACGCCTGGTCGATATTGAAGCAATTGCGGCTATTACAAAACCGCGTACTATCCAGCTCGTTGTCGATAATACATTTGCTTCACCATACCTACAGAATCCTCTGGATTTGGGCGCGGATATTGTCATGCACTCGGTCACGAAATACCTGGGCGGCCATTCTGATACGGTAATGGGGGCTATCGTGCTGAACGATGACGAAACAGCGCAGCGGCTGGCTTTTATTCAGAATGCCTGCGGTGCCGTACCGGGACCACAAGACTGCTTTCTGGTACTTCGTGGTATTAAGACCCTTCACGTTCGGATGCAGCGCCATTGCGAAAACGCGCAGAAAGTGGCCCAATACCTACAGCAACACCCTAAAGTGAGCCAGGTTTATTATCCCGGACTGGAATCTCACCCCGGTCATGAGCTTGCCAAAAAGCAGATGCGTGGCTTTGGGGGTATGTTATCGTTCGAACTGAAAGGCGACCTGATCCCTGAAGCTGTACGGGTTATGGAAAGTTTTGAGGTATTTTCACTGGGTGAGTCACTTGGCGGAGTTGAGTCATTATGTACGCACCCTGCCAGCATGACCCATGCCAGCATTCCTAAAGAAGAACGCGAAAAGAACGGCCTGAAAGACACCCTCATCCGGCTCAGCGTGGGTATTGAGGACGTTGAGGACTTGATACAGGATCTTGAACGGGCAATTGGATAA
- a CDS encoding TVP38/TMEM64 family protein gives MKSSILKNLTGPAIAGIVMSVTPIVFTSLLTYYAILHEAAIANFTTWQWGVITLVCAITSAALTPPTMLALIFGYFLGWQAILPLFTINLGGILFINLLVRWLDHDRFLEFLRQNPKAQSVLDRILNKELEVIFFAKLSPILPFGLTNLLFALSGARLKNIVLGGLLGMMPRTLLAIWSGHEAREIRTLLENPNQSSWTQIIVVFLVIVSIAGLWQVIQRALK, from the coding sequence GTGAAATCATCCATTCTTAAAAACCTTACAGGACCGGCTATTGCAGGCATTGTTATGTCTGTAACGCCAATCGTATTTACGTCTTTACTGACTTATTATGCCATTCTTCATGAAGCCGCCATTGCAAATTTTACGACCTGGCAGTGGGGTGTCATCACACTTGTCTGTGCCATCACCTCGGCCGCTTTAACACCACCGACGATGCTGGCCCTGATTTTTGGCTATTTTTTAGGATGGCAGGCTATACTTCCTCTTTTTACCATCAATCTGGGCGGCATTTTATTCATCAATCTGCTCGTTCGCTGGCTCGATCATGACCGGTTTCTCGAATTCCTGCGTCAGAATCCCAAAGCCCAATCGGTACTGGATCGCATTCTCAACAAAGAGTTAGAAGTTATTTTTTTCGCCAAGCTCTCCCCTATTCTTCCCTTTGGGCTCACAAATCTATTGTTTGCTCTTTCGGGCGCCCGGTTAAAAAATATTGTTCTGGGTGGCCTCCTGGGTATGATGCCTCGAACCTTACTGGCCATCTGGTCGGGGCACGAAGCCCGCGAAATACGAACATTACTGGAAAATCCGAATCAAAGTAGCTGGACCCAGATTATCGTGGTCTTTCTGGTTATTGTTTCGATTGCCGGGTTGTGGCAGGTCATTCAGCGTGCCTTGAAATAG
- a CDS encoding HEPN domain-containing protein yields MPLSMLFQNVIKAEAHSGAKAMLELHFVKAGILPVEWGRFYAQLFDERNDSDNEDFAIFTADDVLPLLPKTQEFIDEIKRLINT; encoded by the coding sequence ATGCCGCTTTCCATGCTGTTTCAGAATGTTATAAAAGCAGAAGCGCATTCTGGCGCGAAAGCAATGCTGGAGTTACACTTCGTTAAAGCAGGTATATTGCCTGTTGAATGGGGACGATTTTACGCACAATTGTTTGATGAGCGTAATGATAGCGACAACGAAGATTTTGCCATTTTCACTGCCGATGATGTACTTCCATTACTACCGAAAACCCAGGAATTCATAGACGAGATCAAACGTCTGATAAATACATAG
- a CDS encoding MaoC family dehydratase encodes MQIFANLAEFSAHTGQPLGETPYRTITQEAVNLFAEATGDHQWIHIDPERAARESPYKTPIAHGFLTLSLAPQLLAELYSIESVKMGINYGANKIRFTNAVPVGSKLRMKAWLHHVEPQNTNESTKGVRAVIECVFEVDGEQKPACIAELIVLLFE; translated from the coding sequence ATGCAAATCTTCGCAAATCTGGCCGAATTCTCAGCACATACTGGTCAACCGCTGGGAGAAACGCCGTACAGGACCATTACGCAGGAAGCGGTTAATCTTTTTGCCGAAGCCACTGGCGATCACCAATGGATTCATATAGACCCAGAACGGGCAGCCCGCGAATCACCCTATAAAACACCCATTGCCCATGGTTTTCTAACCCTCTCCTTAGCTCCCCAATTGTTAGCGGAGCTCTATTCCATCGAATCGGTAAAAATGGGAATTAATTATGGAGCGAATAAAATTCGCTTTACGAATGCCGTACCAGTTGGTAGCAAATTGCGAATGAAAGCGTGGTTACATCATGTAGAACCACAAAATACGAACGAAAGTACAAAGGGCGTTCGAGCAGTGATCGAATGTGTATTTGAAGTAGATGGCGAACAGAAACCGGCCTGTATAGCAGAACTGATTGTATTGCTCTTCGAATGA
- a CDS encoding nucleotidyltransferase domain-containing protein, whose product MTNTEFLQEVKRYVHEIDPQAEVWQFGSRARGDFDQDSDWDFLILTDKQVDRAYKRLIRDHLFYLSLDSERIIGTIIQNKLAWEVLELTNLHQNIREDGQLV is encoded by the coding sequence ATGACCAATACCGAATTCTTACAGGAAGTTAAGCGGTATGTTCATGAGATTGATCCGCAAGCCGAAGTATGGCAGTTTGGATCGCGGGCGCGGGGTGATTTTGATCAGGATTCCGATTGGGATTTTCTGATTCTAACCGATAAACAGGTTGATAGGGCCTATAAACGCCTTATTAGAGATCATCTGTTTTATTTAAGTCTAGACAGCGAGCGAATAATTGGTACAATCATTCAAAATAAATTGGCTTGGGAAGTATTGGAGTTGACTAATCTCCACCAAAATATTCGCGAAGACGGCCAATTGGTATGA
- a CDS encoding TonB-dependent receptor — translation MKKGTSGRHSVYLTSLVALLWLCNSSVWAQFTISGTVNDVDGGTLPGAAITLEGTYKGTFTDANGAFLLTNLKPGSLSLRISLLGYETQMQALELTQNATVSINLKKTAVAVDEVVVSATRANQKSAIAYTDVTRRDLNKLNLGQDIPQLLNFTPSIVTTSDAGTGVGYTGIRIRGSDATRVNVTLNGIPYNDAESQGTYFVDMPDFASSVSSIQIQRGIGTSTNGAGAFGASVNIQTNKLEDKPYAEANLSGGSFGTRKVNVLAGTGLLNNHFVLDARLSKIYSDGYIDRAFSDLRSFYVSGGYYSKKSFIRLNVFSGQEQTYQAWNGVPEALLKTNRTYNSFTYDNQTDNYQQDNYQLISSHELSKNWRANLSFFYTKGKGYYEEFKPEDVYSKYGLPNVVIGDSTITQTDLIRRLWLDNNFYGTVFSFDYNSFGKLTANIGGGWNQYQGAHYGEIIWARVAGNTDIRQRYYNDDATKRDFNVYAKAFYQFSPKVNGFVDAQIRQVYYSFLGFNSKLQNVQQDATLTFFNPKAGITYTINDRSTVYGSVGVGHREPNRNDYTQSTPESRPKAERLIDYEAGYKIQTEQIAFTVNAYYMNYQNQLVLSGQLNDVGAYNRVNIPVSYRAGLELEAGIRLAKQLRWNVNATFSRNKIQNFTEYLDNFDNGQQESRQYSETDISFSPNAIAGSQLLFTPVKGLELGLLSKYVGKQYMDNTSNENRQLNAYFTNDIRVIYSIKPKFAQEIAFTLLFNNVLNELYESNGYTYAYISEGKVTADNGYYPQAGRNFLAGVRIRF, via the coding sequence ATGAAAAAAGGTACGTCTGGGCGGCATTCCGTCTATCTTACTTCGCTTGTTGCACTTCTGTGGCTATGTAATTCATCTGTCTGGGCTCAATTCACTATTTCCGGAACCGTCAATGACGTTGATGGAGGCACATTGCCCGGTGCAGCTATCACCCTTGAGGGAACCTATAAAGGCACCTTTACCGATGCCAATGGTGCCTTTCTGCTTACGAACCTAAAACCAGGCTCCTTATCTCTTCGGATCTCATTACTAGGCTACGAAACGCAGATGCAGGCTCTTGAATTGACGCAAAACGCAACCGTTTCGATCAATTTAAAGAAAACCGCCGTAGCCGTCGATGAAGTCGTTGTCAGCGCCACACGGGCCAATCAGAAATCGGCTATTGCCTATACCGACGTCACACGCCGGGATTTAAATAAGCTGAACTTAGGACAGGACATTCCCCAGTTGCTCAACTTCACGCCCTCTATTGTCACCACATCCGACGCGGGCACAGGGGTCGGGTATACGGGTATTCGCATTCGTGGGTCCGACGCCACCCGCGTCAATGTGACGCTCAATGGGATTCCATACAATGACGCAGAATCGCAGGGGACCTATTTTGTGGATATGCCCGACTTTGCCTCTTCCGTGAGCAGTATTCAAATCCAGCGGGGCATTGGCACGTCTACGAATGGGGCAGGGGCTTTTGGCGCATCGGTCAACATTCAGACCAATAAGCTTGAAGACAAACCCTACGCAGAAGCGAATTTGTCGGGTGGCTCGTTCGGAACCCGCAAGGTGAACGTGCTGGCCGGAACAGGTCTGTTAAACAATCATTTTGTGCTGGATGCCCGATTGTCTAAAATTTATTCTGACGGCTACATTGATCGGGCATTCTCTGATTTACGATCATTTTATGTATCAGGTGGTTATTATTCCAAAAAGAGCTTCATCCGGTTAAACGTGTTTTCGGGGCAGGAGCAAACCTATCAGGCATGGAACGGTGTGCCCGAAGCGCTGCTGAAGACCAATCGAACCTACAATTCGTTTACGTACGACAATCAGACGGATAATTACCAGCAGGACAATTATCAGCTAATCAGTTCGCACGAGCTAAGCAAAAACTGGCGGGCAAATCTGTCCTTTTTCTACACAAAAGGGAAAGGCTATTACGAAGAGTTTAAACCTGAGGATGTCTACAGTAAGTATGGCCTTCCCAATGTCGTTATTGGCGATTCGACGATTACCCAAACGGACCTTATACGTCGTTTGTGGCTTGATAATAATTTCTACGGCACTGTTTTTTCCTTTGACTACAATAGTTTTGGAAAGTTAACGGCTAACATTGGCGGAGGCTGGAATCAATATCAGGGAGCGCATTACGGAGAGATTATCTGGGCACGCGTCGCCGGAAATACCGATATCCGCCAACGTTATTATAACGATGATGCTACGAAACGCGATTTTAACGTATATGCGAAAGCATTTTATCAATTCAGCCCAAAAGTAAACGGATTCGTCGATGCACAGATTCGCCAGGTTTATTATTCGTTTCTGGGCTTTAACAGCAAACTACAAAACGTTCAACAGGATGCTACGCTGACGTTTTTCAATCCCAAAGCAGGCATAACCTATACCATCAACGACCGCAGCACTGTGTATGGATCGGTTGGCGTGGGGCATCGGGAGCCCAACCGGAACGATTATACGCAATCAACGCCGGAGAGTCGCCCCAAAGCCGAGCGTCTAATTGATTATGAAGCAGGCTACAAGATTCAGACCGAGCAGATAGCCTTTACGGTTAATGCCTACTACATGAATTATCAGAATCAGCTGGTTTTATCCGGGCAGCTCAACGACGTAGGCGCTTATAACCGGGTAAATATTCCGGTCAGCTATCGCGCAGGTCTTGAACTCGAAGCCGGTATACGACTGGCCAAACAACTACGCTGGAACGTTAATGCCACCTTCAGCCGGAACAAAATCCAGAACTTTACGGAATATCTCGACAACTTCGATAACGGCCAGCAGGAAAGCCGTCAGTATAGCGAGACAGATATTTCGTTCTCACCGAATGCTATTGCCGGATCACAATTGCTCTTTACGCCCGTCAAAGGTCTGGAACTGGGCTTACTCTCAAAGTACGTTGGGAAACAGTATATGGACAATACCTCGAATGAAAACCGGCAATTGAACGCCTATTTCACGAACGACATTCGGGTCATTTACTCTATCAAGCCGAAATTTGCCCAGGAGATTGCGTTCACACTGTTGTTCAATAACGTTCTTAATGAGTTGTACGAGTCAAACGGCTACACATACGCTTACATTTCGGAAGGCAAGGTAACGGCCGATAATGGCTATTATCCGCAGGCAGGCCGGAATTTCCTGGCTGGGGTGAGAATACGTTTCTAA
- a CDS encoding DUF4926 domain-containing protein — MSEFDLVVLQEDAADGRLKMGDVGTILTVYNEGQAFEVEFVTLTGEAVAIETLLAHQIRPVRPSEVMAVRDMAVQ, encoded by the coding sequence ATGAGCGAGTTTGATTTAGTTGTATTACAGGAAGATGCCGCCGACGGGCGCCTAAAAATGGGTGATGTTGGCACGATTTTAACCGTTTACAATGAAGGGCAAGCCTTTGAAGTAGAATTTGTGACATTAACCGGCGAAGCAGTAGCTATTGAGACCTTATTAGCCCACCAAATTCGCCCGGTTCGACCCTCAGAAGTGATGGCCGTTCGCGATATGGCGGTTCAATAA
- a CDS encoding acyl-CoA dehydrogenase: MATAALELQGLNFNLSEEHRAVQEAARDFAHNELLPGIVERDNEARFPTEQVKRMGELGFLGMMVSPEYGGGGMDTVSYVLAMEEISKIDASASVVMSVNNSLVCYGLEAYGTEEQKQKYLTRLATGETIGAFCLSEPEAGSDATSQSTLAEDKGDYYLLNGTKNWITNGNSSGICLVIAQTDREKKHRGINCLIVEKGTPGFVVGKKEDKMGIRASDTHSLLFTDVKVPKENRIGEDGFGFKFAMSTLNGGRIGIAAQALGIAAGAYELSLKYAQERKAFGKQIFDHQAIQFKLAEMATKIEAARLLVYKAARQKDEHKDYVQAAAMAKLFASDVAMWATTEAVQIHGGYGYVKEFHVERLMRDAKITQIYEGTSEIQKLVIARELVR, encoded by the coding sequence ATGGCAACGGCAGCTCTGGAGTTACAGGGATTGAATTTTAATTTGTCAGAAGAACACCGGGCCGTACAGGAAGCTGCGCGCGATTTTGCGCACAATGAACTGCTGCCCGGCATTGTTGAGCGTGATAATGAGGCTCGTTTTCCAACCGAACAAGTAAAACGGATGGGCGAATTAGGCTTTCTGGGTATGATGGTTTCTCCTGAATACGGCGGTGGTGGCATGGATACGGTTTCTTACGTGCTGGCCATGGAAGAAATCTCTAAAATTGATGCATCAGCTTCAGTAGTCATGTCAGTCAATAACTCACTTGTCTGTTATGGGCTCGAAGCGTATGGTACTGAAGAGCAAAAGCAGAAATACTTAACCAGACTCGCCACCGGAGAAACTATTGGTGCTTTTTGCCTCTCGGAACCCGAAGCAGGCTCCGATGCGACGTCGCAAAGCACACTAGCCGAAGACAAAGGCGATTATTATTTATTAAACGGCACAAAGAACTGGATCACGAACGGCAACTCATCTGGCATCTGTCTGGTCATTGCCCAAACTGACCGTGAGAAAAAACACCGGGGCATTAATTGCCTGATCGTTGAGAAAGGAACACCCGGTTTTGTGGTCGGCAAGAAAGAAGATAAGATGGGAATTCGGGCTTCCGATACCCATTCATTACTGTTCACCGACGTTAAGGTCCCTAAAGAAAACCGCATTGGCGAGGATGGCTTTGGTTTCAAGTTTGCCATGTCGACCCTAAATGGCGGTCGGATCGGTATTGCCGCCCAGGCGTTGGGTATTGCAGCCGGGGCTTACGAACTATCCCTGAAATACGCACAGGAACGGAAGGCGTTTGGCAAGCAAATATTTGACCATCAAGCGATTCAGTTCAAATTAGCGGAAATGGCGACCAAAATTGAAGCAGCTCGTTTACTGGTTTACAAGGCTGCACGGCAAAAGGATGAGCATAAAGATTATGTTCAGGCAGCGGCTATGGCCAAGCTATTTGCGTCAGATGTAGCTATGTGGGCCACTACCGAAGCGGTTCAAATCCATGGTGGGTATGGCTATGTGAAGGAATTTCACGTAGAGCGTTTAATGCGGGATGCAAAAATTACTCAGATTTATGAAGGTACATCCGAAATCCAAAAATTAGTTATAGCCCGAGAACTCGTTCGCTAA